In the genome of Mycoplasmopsis pulmonis, one region contains:
- a CDS encoding lipoprotein 17-related variable surface protein: MAIRKPSIKIFWISSLTFLVFAASAGLYFVSKTSQNKTLQTFEPRKINFENRLEKHQSLNELLDEAKMLFEQDKKNNLKSFSVNDFFHKKIQRINLLKTNEKIFFSVDKKFTKLYYQIFVDNLLSKKSQINEIENSQTTEHARYALRFIDPEASAQKYLASSVSESQLKVIGLENNKESQIDILKRVVSINKVYANDLTGELIAEVFIDPIEEKTQIHNFIHLKMSGLRKENFLAEKFQENFLLKLKNSNDFKTSDKDFVNLINSQDQLASKLNLLRNYYDLSEIEKDYRIEVNKVELVDSKLILNFNLQTNLKKPIASFGQLEAKEYLSKKNISINLESFSKNRISDKIESVLKNFKLRAKTKTLKVKPSEITSIDVLSQYFHIPISINDVKVQLELLKDSINDDLDYIEANLTLSYGQITKGQKIQINGFYSNLKEKVELFSSQDLFKNKPVNDILPSELTNENLSSYFELSSSIDNFKNSSLELYRKQEDNSFVLNDKTGEALVQVVLSKNVNGIKQQAKKAIKLSNLKMSIEHFNNLIDKNTNLVKLKENKNLSNISFETLSFDKTKENNFFDLFQINTDIAKDLKNYKVSIVESIEEIKNIYPNRKLFEINSEQKSLSVFLKFEKEGQDKLILPYKIKWSKT; this comes from the coding sequence ATGGCTATAAGAAAACCATCAATTAAAATATTTTGAATATCTTCTTTAACTTTTTTAGTTTTTGCTGCAAGTGCAGGACTTTATTTTGTCTCAAAAACATCTCAAAACAAAACTCTTCAAACTTTTGAACCTAGAAAAATCAACTTTGAAAATCGCCTTGAAAAACACCAAAGCCTTAATGAACTTTTGGATGAGGCTAAAATGCTTTTTGAACAAGATAAAAAAAACAATCTAAAAAGCTTTTCTGTTAATGATTTTTTTCACAAAAAAATCCAAAGGATTAATTTACTAAAAACAAATGAGAAAATCTTTTTTTCAGTTGATAAAAAATTTACAAAACTTTACTATCAAATTTTTGTTGACAATCTTTTATCAAAAAAAAGCCAAATCAATGAAATTGAAAACTCACAAACTACTGAGCATGCTAGGTATGCTCTAAGATTTATTGACCCAGAGGCTAGTGCTCAAAAATATCTTGCCTCTTCTGTTAGTGAATCACAATTAAAAGTCATTGGTCTTGAAAATAATAAAGAATCTCAAATTGATATTTTAAAAAGAGTTGTTTCCATTAATAAAGTTTATGCAAACGATTTAACAGGTGAGCTTATTGCTGAAGTTTTTATCGATCCAATAGAAGAAAAAACTCAAATACACAATTTTATTCACTTGAAGATGAGCGGGCTTAGAAAAGAGAATTTTTTAGCTGAAAAATTTCAAGAAAACTTTTTATTAAAATTAAAAAATTCTAATGATTTTAAAACTAGTGATAAAGATTTTGTAAATTTAATTAACTCTCAAGATCAACTAGCTAGTAAATTAAATTTATTAAGAAACTATTATGATCTTTCTGAAATTGAAAAAGATTATAGAATTGAAGTTAATAAAGTTGAACTTGTTGATTCAAAACTTATTTTAAATTTTAATTTACAAACTAATTTAAAAAAACCCATTGCTAGCTTTGGCCAGTTAGAAGCAAAAGAATATCTAAGCAAAAAAAATATTTCTATTAACTTAGAATCTTTTTCAAAAAATAGAATATCTGACAAGATTGAAAGTGTTTTAAAAAACTTTAAATTAAGAGCCAAAACTAAGACTCTTAAAGTTAAACCCTCAGAAATTACAAGCATTGATGTTTTATCTCAATATTTCCATATTCCTATTTCAATCAATGATGTAAAAGTGCAACTTGAGCTTTTAAAAGATTCAATAAATGATGATCTTGATTATATAGAAGCTAATTTAACTTTGAGCTATGGACAAATTACTAAAGGTCAAAAAATTCAAATTAATGGATTTTACTCAAATCTTAAGGAAAAAGTAGAATTATTTAGCTCTCAAGATCTTTTCAAAAATAAACCAGTCAATGATATTCTTCCTTCAGAGTTGACTAACGAAAATTTAAGTTCTTATTTTGAATTATCTAGCTCTATTGACAATTTTAAAAACTCTTCTTTAGAACTTTATAGAAAACAAGAGGACAATAGTTTTGTTTTAAATGATAAAACAGGTGAGGCTTTAGTTCAAGTTGTTTTATCCAAAAATGTCAATGGAATAAAACAACAAGCCAAAAAAGCAATTAAGCTTTCAAATCTAAAAATGTCTATAGAACACTTTAATAACTTAATTGATAAAAACACTAATCTAGTTAAGTTAAAAGAAAATAAAAATCTCTCAAATATATCTTTTGAAACTCTAAGTTTTGACAAAACAAAGGAAAATAACTTTTTTGATTTGTTTCAAATCAACACTGACATAGCCAAAGATCT
- a CDS encoding TIGR00282 family metallophosphoesterase: MCNDKKIRVLFIGDIFGKPGIQCVEEHLDLVKSKYNIDFTIAQAENVSGRKGFVKKDYKKLKSIGIDVFTLGNHVWAKDDIHSIIDNDDVIRPLNINNTYRGHGTQVFDVKGVTLRVTSIMGIAFNRLLSPWKEEYANSFFDAIDKVLLTNESDLHFIDFHAETTSEKSVLSLYLDGKVNALIGTHTHVQTNDARTLPLGTAFLTDVGMTGPANSAVGANYNEVYEKMRNNSDLRFRVSSNPSQFNAVVLELSTRENKVISLLNIQPEKK, translated from the coding sequence ATGTGTAATGATAAAAAAATAAGAGTCCTTTTTATAGGTGATATCTTTGGAAAACCGGGAATTCAATGTGTTGAAGAACACCTTGATTTGGTAAAGTCAAAATATAATATTGACTTTACCATTGCCCAAGCAGAAAATGTCTCTGGAAGAAAAGGCTTTGTAAAAAAAGATTATAAAAAACTTAAATCTATTGGAATTGACGTTTTTACTTTAGGAAATCATGTTTGAGCCAAAGATGACATTCACTCTATTATTGATAATGATGATGTAATTAGACCTTTAAATATTAATAATACTTATAGAGGTCATGGAACTCAGGTCTTTGATGTCAAAGGAGTGACTCTAAGAGTTACATCAATAATGGGAATTGCCTTTAATAGACTGCTTTCACCATGAAAAGAAGAATATGCTAATTCATTTTTCGATGCAATTGATAAAGTTTTACTAACAAATGAATCAGATCTTCATTTTATTGACTTCCATGCTGAAACAACTAGTGAAAAAAGTGTGCTTTCATTATATTTAGATGGAAAAGTTAATGCTCTTATTGGAACTCACACTCATGTTCAAACAAATGATGCAAGAACTTTACCATTAGGAACTGCATTTTTAACTGACGTTGGAATGACAGGACCTGCAAATAGTGCTGTTGGTGCTAACTATAATGAAGTTTATGAAAAAATGAGAAATAATTCAGACTTAAGATTTAGAGTTTCATCAAATCCAAGTCAATTCAATGCAGTTGTTTTAGAGCTTTCAACTAGAGAAAATAAAGTAATTTCACTTCTAAATATACAACCAGAAAAAAAATAA
- the rbfA gene encoding 30S ribosome-binding factor RbfA has translation MQNIKLEKREQDILINISRIISEEVQNLKDVLTTVVGIKLSSDLSHCNVYVTFSKNSKKNLERLNQASGYIKKQLSSILKWRKIPSLHFKIDDTFEKSLKIEQILEEIKKEK, from the coding sequence ATGCAAAATATTAAATTAGAAAAAAGAGAACAAGACATTTTAATTAATATTTCAAGAATTATTAGTGAAGAAGTTCAAAATTTAAAAGATGTTCTAACTACTGTTGTTGGAATTAAATTATCTAGTGATTTATCTCATTGCAATGTTTATGTAACTTTTTCTAAAAACTCAAAAAAGAACTTAGAAAGATTAAATCAAGCAAGCGGATATATTAAAAAACAGCTTTCATCAATTTTAAAATGAAGAAAAATTCCTTCTCTTCATTTTAAAATTGATGATACTTTTGAAAAAAGCTTAAAAATTGAACAAATCCTAGAAGAGATAAAAAAAGAAAAATAG
- a CDS encoding sigma factor-like helix-turn-helix DNA-binding protein, whose protein sequence is MKKSNDLVENREKIIELFEKFGLLLSKGQKLTLELYLIEDLSMNEIADELSISKSAVHDSIKKGVQKLFAIQEKLE, encoded by the coding sequence ATGAAAAAAAGTAATGATTTAGTTGAAAATAGAGAAAAAATAATTGAACTTTTTGAAAAATTTGGCCTACTTCTTTCTAAGGGACAAAAATTAACTTTAGAATTATATTTAATAGAAGATCTTTCAATGAATGAAATAGCAGATGAACTTTCAATTTCTAAAAGTGCAGTTCATGATTCAATTAAAAAGGGAGTTCAAAAGCTTTTTGCAATTCAAGAGAAGTTAGAATAA
- the ftsY gene encoding signal recognition particle-docking protein FtsY gives MGFFKNLKDRLFKLKTKEELEEQKKILEEAKLKAKEEKKLQKIQIKLEKDQKKEIAQLESVQKFVTGLNKSNSNFSKAILELQNNHVKLDDDFFEELEEILIMSDISAKLALLIIDEIQREVKIQNIDDPKIISEIIVDKMFLIYANKSFIDINLNYQEQRMNVFLMVGVNGSGKTTSIAKIAKRYKDLQKKILIIAGDTFRAAASEQLEIWANRVGVEIFKASQKNQEPASVVYQGLEYAKNNNFDLVIIDTAGRLQNKINLMNELEKINKIINKFIGRSVDESLLVIDATTGQNGVSQARSFKEVTNLTGIVLTKMDGTSKGGIVLSIKDEFDLNVKLIGLGEKMDDLVDFDLDSFIYGMTKDLIENYEKK, from the coding sequence ATGGGATTTTTCAAAAATTTAAAAGATAGATTATTTAAACTAAAAACTAAAGAAGAGCTTGAAGAGCAAAAAAAAATTCTTGAAGAGGCTAAGTTAAAAGCTAAAGAAGAAAAAAAACTTCAAAAAATTCAAATTAAACTTGAAAAAGATCAAAAAAAGGAAATTGCTCAATTAGAAAGTGTTCAAAAATTTGTAACTGGACTTAACAAGAGTAATTCAAATTTTTCAAAAGCTATTTTAGAACTTCAAAATAATCATGTTAAATTAGATGATGATTTTTTTGAAGAGCTTGAAGAAATTTTGATTATGTCAGATATTTCTGCCAAGTTAGCACTTTTAATTATTGATGAAATCCAAAGAGAAGTTAAAATTCAAAATATAGATGATCCTAAAATTATTAGTGAAATTATCGTTGATAAAATGTTTTTAATTTATGCTAATAAATCTTTTATTGATATTAATTTAAATTATCAAGAGCAAAGAATGAATGTTTTTTTAATGGTAGGAGTTAATGGCTCGGGAAAAACTACATCCATAGCTAAAATTGCTAAAAGATATAAAGATTTACAAAAAAAAATCTTGATCATTGCAGGAGATACTTTTAGAGCAGCTGCTAGTGAGCAACTTGAAATTTGGGCCAATCGTGTTGGAGTGGAAATTTTTAAAGCAAGCCAAAAAAACCAAGAACCAGCCTCTGTTGTTTATCAAGGTCTTGAATATGCTAAAAACAATAACTTTGATTTAGTAATCATTGACACAGCTGGAAGATTGCAAAATAAAATTAATTTAATGAATGAGCTTGAAAAAATTAATAAAATTATTAACAAATTTATAGGTCGAAGTGTTGATGAATCATTATTAGTTATTGACGCTACCACTGGTCAAAATGGAGTTTCTCAAGCTAGAAGTTTTAAAGAAGTTACTAATTTAACAGGTATTGTTTTGACCAAAATGGATGGTACTTCTAAAGGTGGAATTGTTTTATCAATAAAAGATGAATTTGATTTAAATGTAAAATTAATTGGTCTTGGAGAAAAAATGGATGATCTAGTAGATTTTGACCTTGACTCTTTTATTTATGGAATGACCAAAGATTTAATTGAAAATTATGAAAAAAAGTAA
- the polC gene encoding DNA polymerase III subunit alpha, which produces MQESFLNFCQEINFDIPEYLKNTKIANPYHDEEKSFFSCEIDFLETPKFEDFKSFYLKTKNFLNQLVKEQKLLFKIENIFYEKSEIKKYLDWIAEHFFKNFDFKNTFRIDDLKVNLDGKIFLTAHSKHSFDLYKDFVEFANKKMQSFGFENFLLKLELNQIEITNNQPLVSSINSQVKTQASSENQSFKKSNFYNKKRHIQLSLKELIKTQEMFVSVVGMVFKKEIITTNSKTKIFKISITDFQEATRAQKFSYLEKDQEIFDSIQINDWVNVCGEIQLEKMSLKQFIKIEKIEKIRSPIKDRQDNEKEKRIELSFRSKMSTMDGILSPLDIVKQAKKFNHSSIAILDHNSVQAFPDFHNLTYKDKDFKVIYGMTLSVISKRNKIFVEPLKDKFFDYKILDQEYVVYDIETTGLSPMLNELIQFGASVIKNGRIIETHHFFIKPKSKLDSFTTKLTGITQEHLEKGYELQEALEKISSIFKARIMVAHNAAFDHNFLKQKFIDNNIEFEEMISIDTLNLAKVLNPIYRSYRLGEVASKLSVVYDPSIAHRADYDSSVLTNIFILQMSHLKEKGINLFKELNSLSSEKFYSKMFAKDISIIAKNQAGLKELFKINSDVLTKYYFANPKMFWEDIKRSKNLLIGSGGLNSPLIDKLLFSTQEDVLNEIDKYDYIEIPSPNNFSHFWTTKFSDQQIKIQLQKLIKWAKEKNKIIVAIGEPRYNEKWQKIIHEIYINSTGIENSLHPLFIIKKDMDTFYPEQIYKTTNEMKQEFSFLYDPELIEEIVVKNPNLISSQIEKIQVIKDKLYTPKFDDSHIKLKKLVYENAWKKYGKNLPEIIEQRIEKELTPILNYGFDVIYWISSILVQKSLSDGYLVGSRGSIGSSLVATLSGITEVNPLAPHYICSKCQYFELVKDPMTNSGFDLDDKKCPKCNSFLDKDGQTIPFETFLGFKADKVPDIDLNFSGEYQGKIHDEVKRLFGSKHTFRAGTISTVAEKTAYGYIKKYLETASLDYSDNFVDFLTEKSTGVKRTTGQHPGGIIIIPKEFDVEDFTPVNFPANDTESSWKTTHFDFHAIHDNVLKLDILGHDDPTALKMLEKLTGVNVKDIPKKDEKIISIFTSPKALGISSEEILGEKTGALGIPEFGTNFVRQMLSEAKPKTFADLVSISGLSHGTDVWINNAHYIIQSLGKTLDQVISCRDDIMVDLIKKGVPIDLSFTIMEQVRKGKGLSLEQKRKLIEHGIENWYIESMEKIKYMFPKAHATAYVLMAWRVAFYKVYYPLEYYATYFSTRTEFFDIEIMSKDKLTLESKIKELAYRENLRNDNQLTTKEKNTLPTLYIANEMKARGFNIQNINLKISLANDWIIDKNSKSLIPPFNVIDGLGETLAQKIVDSRNEKEFLSVEDFINRTGINSTLVEKFKSMGIFEQIPETNQIFLI; this is translated from the coding sequence ATGCAAGAATCGTTTTTGAATTTTTGTCAAGAAATTAACTTTGACATTCCAGAGTATCTTAAAAATACCAAAATAGCAAATCCTTATCATGATGAGGAAAAAAGTTTTTTTTCTTGTGAAATTGATTTTCTAGAAACTCCTAAATTTGAAGATTTTAAAAGCTTTTATTTAAAAACTAAAAACTTTTTAAATCAACTAGTCAAAGAACAAAAATTACTTTTTAAAATAGAAAATATTTTTTATGAAAAAAGTGAAATTAAAAAATATTTAGATTGAATAGCTGAACATTTTTTTAAAAATTTTGACTTCAAAAACACATTTAGAATTGATGATTTAAAAGTTAATCTTGATGGAAAAATTTTTTTAACAGCTCATAGTAAACATAGCTTTGATTTATATAAAGATTTTGTTGAATTTGCAAACAAAAAGATGCAAAGTTTTGGCTTTGAAAATTTTTTACTTAAACTTGAATTAAATCAAATAGAAATTACAAATAATCAACCTTTAGTCTCTTCTATAAATTCACAAGTAAAAACTCAAGCTAGTTCAGAAAACCAAAGTTTTAAAAAATCAAATTTTTACAACAAAAAAAGACATATTCAACTTTCATTAAAAGAGCTAATCAAAACTCAAGAAATGTTTGTAAGTGTTGTTGGAATGGTATTTAAAAAAGAGATAATTACAACAAACAGTAAAACTAAAATTTTCAAAATTTCAATCACTGATTTTCAAGAAGCAACAAGAGCACAAAAGTTTTCATATTTAGAAAAAGATCAAGAAATTTTTGATTCAATTCAAATAAATGATTGAGTGAATGTTTGTGGTGAAATTCAACTTGAAAAAATGTCTTTAAAACAATTTATCAAAATTGAAAAAATTGAGAAAATTCGAAGCCCAATCAAAGATAGACAAGACAATGAAAAAGAAAAAAGAATTGAACTTTCTTTTAGATCAAAAATGTCTACAATGGATGGAATTTTATCTCCTTTAGATATTGTTAAACAAGCCAAAAAATTTAATCATAGTTCCATTGCTATTTTAGACCACAACTCAGTGCAAGCTTTTCCTGATTTTCATAATTTAACATATAAAGACAAAGACTTTAAAGTTATTTACGGAATGACTTTAAGTGTTATTTCAAAAAGAAACAAAATTTTTGTTGAGCCTTTAAAAGATAAATTTTTTGACTACAAAATTTTAGATCAAGAATATGTTGTCTATGACATTGAAACAACTGGTCTTTCACCTATGTTAAATGAGCTAATTCAATTTGGAGCTAGTGTTATCAAAAATGGTCGTATTATTGAGACACATCATTTTTTTATTAAGCCAAAATCTAAGCTAGATTCTTTTACTACAAAACTCACAGGAATAACTCAAGAACATCTTGAAAAAGGATATGAACTTCAAGAAGCTTTAGAAAAAATTTCTTCAATTTTTAAAGCAAGGATCATGGTTGCACACAACGCTGCTTTTGACCATAATTTTTTAAAGCAAAAATTTATAGATAACAACATTGAATTTGAAGAGATGATATCCATTGATACATTAAATCTTGCAAAGGTTTTAAATCCAATTTATAGAAGCTATCGTCTTGGAGAAGTAGCTTCAAAATTATCTGTTGTTTATGATCCTTCTATTGCTCATAGAGCAGATTATGACTCTTCAGTTTTAACCAATATTTTCATCTTACAAATGTCACATTTAAAAGAAAAAGGTATTAACTTATTTAAAGAATTGAATTCACTTTCATCCGAAAAGTTTTATTCAAAAATGTTTGCAAAAGATATCTCCATAATTGCTAAAAATCAAGCAGGATTAAAAGAACTTTTTAAAATCAACTCTGATGTATTAACCAAGTATTATTTTGCTAATCCAAAGATGTTTTGAGAAGACATAAAAAGAAGTAAAAATTTATTAATTGGTTCAGGGGGATTAAATTCACCTTTAATTGATAAATTGCTTTTTTCTACTCAAGAAGATGTGCTTAATGAAATTGATAAGTATGACTATATAGAAATTCCTTCACCAAATAATTTTTCACATTTTTGAACTACTAAATTTAGTGATCAACAAATTAAAATTCAACTTCAAAAATTAATTAAATGAGCTAAAGAAAAAAACAAAATTATTGTCGCAATTGGTGAGCCTCGTTATAATGAAAAATGACAAAAAATTATTCATGAAATTTATATAAATTCAACTGGTATTGAAAATTCTCTTCATCCTCTTTTTATTATTAAAAAAGATATGGATACATTTTATCCAGAACAAATTTATAAAACTACAAATGAGATGAAACAAGAATTTTCATTTTTATATGATCCTGAATTAATAGAAGAAATTGTTGTTAAAAATCCAAATTTAATATCTTCACAAATTGAAAAAATACAAGTTATCAAAGATAAACTTTATACACCAAAATTTGATGATTCTCACATTAAATTAAAAAAACTTGTTTATGAAAATGCATGAAAAAAATATGGAAAAAATCTCCCTGAAATTATTGAACAAAGAATTGAAAAAGAGCTTACACCAATTTTAAATTATGGTTTTGATGTTATTTATTGAATAAGTAGTATCTTAGTTCAAAAATCATTAAGTGATGGTTATCTTGTAGGCTCAAGAGGATCAATTGGTTCTTCATTAGTGGCAACACTTTCTGGAATAACTGAAGTTAATCCTTTAGCTCCTCACTATATATGTTCAAAGTGCCAATATTTTGAACTTGTAAAAGATCCAATGACAAATAGTGGCTTTGATTTAGATGATAAAAAATGCCCTAAGTGTAATAGCTTTTTAGATAAAGATGGTCAAACCATTCCTTTTGAAACATTCTTAGGTTTTAAAGCAGATAAAGTTCCAGATATTGATCTTAATTTTTCTGGTGAGTATCAAGGTAAAATTCACGATGAAGTAAAAAGACTTTTTGGTTCTAAACACACTTTTAGAGCTGGAACAATTTCAACAGTTGCTGAAAAAACAGCTTATGGTTACATTAAGAAATATTTAGAAACTGCCTCACTTGATTATAGTGATAATTTTGTTGATTTTTTAACCGAAAAATCAACTGGAGTAAAAAGAACAACAGGGCAACATCCAGGTGGAATAATCATCATTCCAAAAGAATTTGATGTTGAAGATTTTACTCCAGTTAATTTTCCAGCAAATGACACCGAAAGTTCATGAAAAACAACTCACTTTGATTTCCATGCAATTCATGACAATGTTCTTAAATTAGACATACTTGGTCACGATGATCCAACGGCTTTAAAAATGTTGGAAAAACTCACTGGAGTAAATGTTAAAGACATACCTAAAAAAGATGAAAAAATAATTTCAATTTTTACCTCACCAAAAGCTCTTGGAATTAGCTCAGAAGAGATTCTAGGAGAAAAAACAGGTGCTCTAGGAATTCCTGAATTTGGAACAAATTTTGTTCGTCAAATGTTAAGTGAAGCAAAGCCAAAAACATTTGCAGATTTAGTCTCTATTTCAGGGCTTTCTCACGGAACTGACGTTTGAATTAATAATGCTCATTACATAATTCAAAGTTTAGGTAAAACTCTTGATCAAGTTATTTCTTGTAGAGATGACATCATGGTTGATTTAATCAAAAAAGGAGTTCCTATTGATTTATCTTTTACTATAATGGAACAAGTAAGAAAAGGTAAAGGTCTTTCACTTGAACAAAAAAGAAAATTAATTGAACATGGGATTGAAAATTGATACATTGAAAGTATGGAAAAAATTAAATACATGTTTCCTAAAGCACATGCCACTGCATATGTTCTTATGGCTTGAAGAGTTGCTTTTTACAAAGTTTATTATCCTTTGGAATACTATGCAACTTATTTTTCAACAAGAACTGAATTTTTTGACATTGAAATTATGTCAAAAGACAAACTAACACTTGAGAGTAAAATCAAAGAACTAGCATATCGCGAGAACTTAAGAAATGATAATCAATTAACAACAAAAGAAAAAAATACATTACCTACTTTATATATTGCAAACGAAATGAAAGCAAGAGGATTTAATATCCAAAATATTAACTTAAAGATTTCTTTGGCAAATGATTGAATCATAGATAAGAACAGCAAAAGTCTAATTCCTCCTTTTAATGTTATTGATGGGCTTGGAGAAACTTTAGCTCAAAAAATAGTAGATTCTAGAAATGAAAAAGAATTTTTATCTGTTGAAGATTTTATTAATAGAACAGGAATTAATTCTACCTTAGTTGAAAAATTTAAATCAATGGGTATTTTTGAACAAATACCAGAGACAAATCAAATATTTCTAATCTAA
- a CDS encoding restriction endonuclease subunit S produces MEIYKLGQILNLEKGKSKYNAKYVSQNIGIYNLYSSKTKDQGIFGKINSYDFNGEYILITTHGAYAGTVKYVNEKFSTTSNCFILKVNENIVKTKFLSYLLLLQEKTFNDMAIGSAYGYLKNYNINDFEVNLPNLKIQSAIIKIIEPLEKQINAFDELIFSEQKSLQHYLNYFLNKLASINPSIFKNYKLGDITKIVSGNPKFTKSYIEKNEGVYPVISSSSFNNGVYGYINTFDYEKGITISKDGSVGNIFYQSNCFSINASAMLIQPVENMILEKYLFYLLRSKEKNIKQVFSGSVIKHIYPRDIVKIKVDLPTLKTQSAILGINEHFHYV; encoded by the coding sequence ATGGAAATTTATAAACTTGGTCAGATATTAAATTTAGAAAAGGGCAAATCAAAATATAATGCAAAATATGTTTCTCAAAATATCGGAATTTATAATTTGTACTCTTCAAAAACAAAAGATCAAGGTATATTTGGAAAAATCAATTCATATGACTTTAATGGTGAATATATTTTAATTACCACTCATGGTGCATATGCAGGAACAGTTAAATATGTAAATGAAAAGTTTTCCACAACAAGTAATTGTTTTATTCTAAAAGTTAATGAAAATATTGTTAAGACAAAATTTTTAAGTTATTTATTATTGTTACAAGAAAAAACATTCAATGATATGGCTATAGGTTCTGCATATGGTTATTTAAAAAACTATAACATAAATGATTTTGAAGTTAATTTACCTAACTTAAAAATTCAAAGTGCAATAATTAAGATTATTGAACCTTTAGAAAAACAAATAAATGCATTTGATGAATTGATTTTCAGTGAGCAAAAAAGTCTCCAACATTATTTAAATTATTTTTTAAATAAACTTGCATCAATTAATCCTTCAATTTTCAAAAATTATAAACTTGGAGATATTACAAAAATAGTTTCAGGAAATCCTAAATTTACAAAAAGTTACATAGAAAAAAATGAGGGTGTGTATCCAGTAATTTCTAGCTCATCTTTTAATAATGGAGTTTATGGTTATATAAATACATTTGACTATGAAAAAGGTATCACTATTTCAAAAGATGGCTCAGTTGGAAACATATTCTATCAAAGTAACTGTTTTTCGATAAATGCATCTGCCATGTTGATTCAACCTGTTGAAAATATGATTTTAGAAAAATATTTATTTTATTTACTAAGAAGCAAGGAAAAAAATATAAAACAAGTTTTTAGTGGCAGCGTTATTAAGCATATATATCCTAGAGATATTGTTAAAATTAAGGTTGATCTTCCTACTCTTAAAACCCAAAGTGCAATATTAGGTATTAATGAACACTTTCATTATGTTTAA